The Spinacia oleracea cultivar Varoflay chromosome 2, BTI_SOV_V1, whole genome shotgun sequence DNA segment GACTAACTTTTAACTTTGTGCATGGTTAAGTTGCTGTGTTTGCTCTTTTCCTCCCCCTTGGACCCCCTTGTGATGTACTTGCTCCTGCTGCTGCTGAAGTGCTTGGTCCAGTGCTTGGTCCTCCATTTTACATGTCCTTGAGTTATGACCAAACTCCCTGCACTTTCCACATTTCACATTGTTGTTCCTCTTCCCCTTCCTGGGTTCATTTggtcctctctttctcttcttagcaGGTCTGCCAGCTTGTCTTTTGATGACTGGAGGCTGAATGGTAGGGAGAGAAAAGTTAGGCCACTGTGTTGGGTCTGACATGGGGTGAATGTGGTCTGCATATGTAAGCTTGTATGCAACAGACTTGAAGAATGGGGAGACAAAATCAATGGGGTTCAGCCTTTGGTCATAAATCACCCTGAGTGCATGCTTACAGGGGATTCCAGAAATTTGCCACTTCCCACACCCACATCTTCTAGTTGATAACCTGATGGGGAAGTTCACATGTGCATCTCTGACCTCAAATTCCCCCCCACCACAGGCTGTAGCATAGCAAAACCTAGACTCTCATGTTCTTTCATCCACCTCTTTCTTGGCATACTCAGTCAACTGACCATCCTCCATATCAATTGCCATGTCAAATCTTGCCCCAACCCTCTCCATACACCACTTTCTGATTGCTgtacaacaacacaacaacatacAACATTATACACAGAGCATCACAAACATCAGAAAATAAAGGAACAGAACATGAAGTGGTGAGCTATACCTTCCAACAATGAGAATACAGGCAtgtctctgtatggttttgtgcatgcattgaatgactccacaaagtttgttgtgttgtgatcacaacaaaCAGCAGGGTCAAACATATGCCTGGACCACTGCTCCTGGCATGTGTCCAAGTATGCAGCAGCATTTGGATCATGAGCAGTGATCTTCTCTAATGCTTTACCATACACATACTCATTGTGTGCATTTGCAGCTATCCAAAACAGTTTGAAGAAAGCAGATCCACTAAATCCATTGTTTTTGCAATTCATGTACAAGTGTTGGCAGCAAACTCTCCTAGTAGCTCTAGGAAAAGTATCTCTCACTGCCAAGTCAACTCCCTATACAGAATATGTTCATTTTAGGCAAATCATATCTGTTGCAATATTATAAAGTTGAAACAAAAAAGGAGCAAAATGAACATATACCTTTATCCTGTCACTGATGAAGGTCCAATCATCTTTGTTGCAACCCTCTTGCTCAAACATCTGACTCAAGCATCTCATGAAATATGTCCAACTATCACAGCTCTCAGTGTCCACTATCCCATAAGCCAGAACAAATATTTCATTGTTCCCATCAATGCCAACAGCTGTGAGTAGGATTCCCTTGTAAAACCCACTTAGATGAGCCCCATCTATTCCAATTATAGGCCTGCACCCCCTCAAAAACCCCTTGACTTGAGCAGCAAAGGAGAAGAAACAAGCTCTGAACTTGGGgttcactcgatttggatgagtaacgaagaaactgccgaaaaactgcgtacgtataattaaataaacgcaatttgcaattaattaacaattacgaaaattaatcaccccttttaattcttgcaaatttgtaatatttaactatgttcatgcaatttagattatgaaaataataagaggctcgtgataccactgttaggttatgatacatatgacaattcataaatcatgaggaaaaaaccattaagccaggaatacatattatttacacataatcatatagcataatttagatgcatactctttgttgcgtgccttccctagctgcgcccgaaccgaacaagaacaagtctttaggactccaagtgtcgtccctccgtagatagtccacagtacgtccggatccgccttaagattgaccaactagaatcgcccttaaggtactattattttcggctaaaatgggcaagagttatggctgatttttctgcttaaaaatcctagttttgaatacttgaaaacttatgtataaataatgacccctaggcccttatttatagaggtatggaaaaggaattgtaatcctactaggatctggatttgttaattagaactttattaggactctaaataacaaagcaattctaataagattaggattttaatcttcacacgaatcccaatagaattaggatttccggcatacgcatcgcacaagccgtgcacccgcgcaggccttgcggcccacgacaagcgcacagcccatgtgcggtgctgcgtgcgcgcgcgcgcccttggctgggcctggccttgcgctgggcctggtcgaggcgtgcgttgcgtgcggctcgctgggcgatggcctggcttcgtgctgggccttcgtctagcgggcctcgtccgatgctaattcgtacgatacgcttctgattaaattcccgattccggaattcatttccgatacgaacaacatttaatatttccgattccggaattaatttccgtttcgaacaaatatttaatatttccgtttccggaattattttccgattccgataatatttccgtttctgacaatatttccgtttccggcaatatttccgattccggcaatatttccatttccgataatattttccgatacgtaccatgtttccgtttccggcaacatctacgacttggataatatttatatttccgatacgatccatatttccgtttccggcaatatcatcgtttccggagtattcatttcttgcctgtgacgatctcagctcccactgaaaccaagatccgtcgattccgaatatccatagatggagtatttaatgccattaaatacttgatccgtttacgtactatttgtgtgaccctacgggttcagtcaagagtaagctgtggattaatatcattaattccacttgaactgaagcggcctctagctaggcattcagctcacttgatctcactgaattattaacttgttaattaatactgaaccgcatttattagacttaacatagaatgcatacttggaccaagggcattatttccttcagtctcccacttgtccttagggacaagtgtgcatttcctaattcctttgtcgctcgatgcttgctcttgaacataaggtaagagttgtcatccttattatgtccagaggtgtttctcggtttcagagttcaactgatcaaataaacagataatcatagcctatgattcatccgagcacgaacatgcatttcacagtttctagctctccgagtggccttgtacaacttttaagcatctcatcccgatttatgggaggacaatcccaatcttgcgatcttaagattagacttcgtttgataggtgattacctgagcgttgcctttatagcctccttttacggtgcgacggttgatcaacgtcaaagcaacaagttctcaaacaagtaatctcaaatcactcaggtattgaggatttagtgtctaataattttaatgaaatttacttatgacagattttcatctcttacagtaaagtttcataggtcttgtccgatactagtcttcccaaagtaagtatctatgcaaatgattatgacattgccatgtccacatagttcaagaaacggaactactagtcatcttgcattctaatcgtctaacgttttctatgcgtccaattttatagaaaactccgactagggaccattttcaaccttttgaaggaaataatgcccttggtccaagtatgcattctatgttaagtctaataaatgcggttcagtattaattaacaagttaataattcagtgagatcaagtgagctgaatgcctagctagaggccgcttcagttcaagtggaattaatgatattaatccacagcttactcttgactgaacccgtagggtcacacaaatagtacgtaaacggatcaagtatttaatagcattaaatactccatctatgaatattcggaaccgacggatcttggtttcagtgggagctaagatcgtcacaggcaagaaatgaatactccggaaacgatgatattgccggaaacggaaatatggatcgtatcggaaatatgaatattatctaagtcgtagatgaagccggaaacggaaacatggtacatatcggaaaatattattggaaatggaaatattaccagaatcggaaatattaccggaaacggaaatattgtcagaatcggaaatattgccggaatcggaaaataattccggaaacggaaatattaaatatttgttcgaaacggaaattaattccggaatcggaaatattaaatattgttcgtatcggaaatagattccggagatggaaatttaatcggaagcgtatcgtacgaattagcatcggacgaggcttgccggacgaaggcccagcacgaagccggggccaatcgcccagcaagcatgcgcgccacaagcccagccaaggcagcgcccaggcctaccgcaaggcaggcccagcgcgcgccaagggccacggctgcgtgggccgtgctacgcgggctgctgctcgcacgcgcatgggcagcccttgtggctgccgtgtgtgtgtgagtttgtgctcatgcgtgattcctgaatctacaagagtcagtgtatgattaaatttctattcctaattggataaattaattaaatagaattcatgtagaattctaattccaattaattcgtatcctactaggattacgattccttttccataactctataaataaaggcctaggggtcataatttatacacaagtttcaaagtattcaaaagtgagttttttgagagaaaattaaaacacacatcttgctcataaaagtgccgaaattttctagtaccttaagggcgattctagttggtcaatcttaaggcggatccggacgtactgtggactatctacggagggacgacacttggagtcctaaagacttgttcttgttcggttcgggcgcagctagggagggcacgcaacaaagagtatgcatctaaattatgctatatgattatgtgtaaataatatgttgtcctgggttaatggttgtttccgcatgatctatgtaatgtcatatgtatcataacctaacagtggtatcacgagccccttattattttcataatctaaattgcatgaacatggttaaatattacaaatttgcaagaatttattctaattattttactaaaattaaaatcatgaattaatttaaattcgactgaaattaaattaaatttttggattcaattataaatttatatgagctttaaattttaattaaatttgtatgtttccggttagactagaaatacaattttatgtttaaaattagtaaagcatatgaatttattggtttgagtgggagcgctttttagtcataaactcttgattaggtctacaaatccttaaggttaaaacaactcgattagaattaataaggactgaataattggtagattattggtgcccttgattaattgctgcaaatgtttacgtgatgcataatgtgttttactaaccagctatgtgggccattcatgataatgaatgggtgaatggtatatattgtatatgtactgttttgcaggttatgaagtgactattatggcccaaataggatagaaaatatggtctgcgtaccattaatttgaatgtaattggtctaaagtaccaaagttatttttcaattcaaatatggtctgcgaaccatcaaatagttgtaattagttatagcttatcctatttgaagaaaatggtgcctcccacggagattttcaagacggactttgaagtcaaagcttcaagatgaagtcgggccatactagatcacaaatatcttatgcatgttttaagttatttattgctttaaatatgtcttaaaatgcatgagatcaaaagcttgattatgttgcatgattaaggattttagttcacttaaaatctaaccaacatagtaagagccttaagttccaaacctaaaaattgagttaaaaggtgccatgccaaaatatacacttgcttggatatcctttacatcaatctagtaatagttttcgctcagcgaggtgttacttattggtcctaaaggggcaaggtacacaaataattgtgagtacatgttagttttggtgaaactcaacgatataagtaaggagtccttttatgtcgtggcaaattcgataggtttacctaataagttcttagacgtacctataaaccaagaatagtttctagactattagcaaaaggcttttgcttacctaagatgttctaggattaagtcgacaaactgtgcttagttcttcaatgattttaggatcttggaatcattttattcacacctgccggaacacataacttgaataaaatgcttaataaacattgaattatgcatgtatgctagaatttaagtttattaagagaaactgtgaatggttatttatttgtttattcttttcaattgtagtttttaatatggcaaacaacaattcattcaacattcgatcaattctcgaaaaggagaagttgaacgggaaaaacttccttgactggcaaaggaacttgcaaatagttcttatgcaggaagaaaaggagtatgtcctagatgaggcgatgcccgaagctcctggcgacggggtcactcaggctgccctcaatcgttggattgatgccaacaaggatgtgaaatgtctaatgctcgccaccatgagtgcggatctgcagaaaacgttcatcaactcagatgctttcacaatcatcagtgagttgaagaacatgttccaagatctggctcgagtcgaaagattcgagactcataggcaaattcttgagaccaagcttaagaaaggcgagcccgtaagtccacatgttctcaaaatgattggactcattgagaatatgagtcggctggatcagcaattttctcaggaaatggctatagacaccatcctccattctcttcatagcgggtatgatcagttcaaactgaactacagtatgaatagtctggacaaaacgctcactgagcttcacggtatgctgaagaccgctgaaaagacgctcaaaagtgataagcaggatgtgcttatggtgcgtgggggcaagttcaagaaatctggaaagaagaggaatgctaagaaaggtggcaacaaggccagcccaactaagcaaactggcgccaaatctgcaaagaggaaggtcagtcaacccacttctgaatccgaatgcttctactgcaagaagaaggggcattggaagagagattgcttgaagctaaaggaagatcagaagaacggaacagtcgttccatcttcaggtattttcgttatagactgtatacttgctaattcaacttcttgggtattagatacaggttgtggctcacacttatgttccaatccacagggactaagaagaagtagaaagttaagcaagggtgaagtcgacctacgagtgggaaatggagcacggattgctgcattagccgtaggaacttactatttgtcgttgccctccgggctagttttggaactggaagaatgtttccatgttccaagtcttactaaaaacatcatttcagtttcttgcttagatgctaagggattttcctttataataaaagacaatagttgttcgttttattttaaagagatgttttatggatctgctagattagtcaatggactttatttattagatcacgacaaacaagtatataacataaataccaaaagggccaaaaaggatgattcagatctcacctatctgtggcactgtcgattaggccatataaacttgaaacgcttagaaagacttcaaagggaaggaattctagaaccatttgacttagaggattatggtaaatgcgaatcatgtttacttggcaaaatgacaaagcaacctttctctaaagtcggagaaagagcaaatgaactattgggtttaatccatacagatgtatgtggaccaatgagtacaaatgctagaggtggtttcagctactttatcactttcactgatgacttcagtaggtatggttatgtctacctaatgaagcataagtctgaatcctttgacaaattcaaggaatttcagagtgaagtagagaatcaattaggcaagaagattaaggcactgcggtctgatagaggcggtgaatatctgagctatgaatttgatgaccatctgaaagaatgtggaattctatcagaattgactcctcctggaacaccacaatggaacggtgtgtcagaacggaggaacagaaccttgctagacatggtcaggtcaatgatgggtcaggccgaacttccattagaattttggggacatgcactaaatacagctgcactcactataaatagagctccgtctaaagctgtcgaaaagactccatacgaattatggtttggaaagcctccaaatgtgtcttttcttaagatttggggatgtgaagtatacgtcaaacgattaatttcagacaaacttcatccaaaatctgacaaatgtatccttgtgggctatccaaaggaaacaaaggggtattacttctacaatacatctgagaacaaagtgtttgttgctcgagatggtgtctttttggagaaggatcacatttccaaaatgacaagtgggagaaaagtagacctcgaagaaattcgagtcgaacaacaaactctagagaatgctcaagatgacattcaggatgaaactcagagatctttagaagaatctggtgagaatcatggtcaatctagaaatgttaccccgcgtagatcgcaaagatatagatctcaaccggaaaggtacttaggtattttgacgaacgagagctatgacgttctattacttgaaagtgatgaacctgcgacttacaagcaagctatgacgagccctagctccaagcagtggcaagaagccatgcaatctgaattagactccatgtctgaaaaccaagtatgggatttggtcgatttgccagatggctaccaagccattggaagcaaatgggttttcaaactgaaaaaggacaaggatgggaaacttgaagttttcaaagctagattggttgcaaaaggttacaggcaagtccacggtgtggattacgatgaaaccttttcaccagttgcaatgctaaagtctattcgaataatgttagcaatcgctgcatattacgattacgaaatatggcagatggatgtcaaaactgctttcttaaacggcgttttaacagaaactgtgtttatgacacagcctgaaggttttgaggatccaaagaatgctaaaaaggtatgcaagctaaagaagtcaatctacggattgaagcaggcatccaggagctggaatatacgttttgatgaagcagtcagtgactttggtttcatcaagaacacggacgaatcttgtgtatacaagaaggtcagtgggagcaaaattgctttcctagtattatatgtcgacgacatattgcttatcggaaatgacattcctatgttgaactctgtcaagatttggcttgggaaatgtttttcgatgaaggatctaggagaagcacagtacatattgggcatcaagatttacagagatagatctaaaaagatgattggacttagtcaaagcacttatatcaataaggtgcttgataggttcaagatggcggactccaagcgaggctacctacccatgtctcatggaatgactctaagcaagactcagtgcccaaaaacacttgatgagcgtagacgaatgaatgggattccatatgcatcattgattggttcaataatgtatgctatgatatgtacacgcccggatgttgcgtacgcactcagtgctacgagcagataccagtcagacccaggagaggcgcattggactgctgccaagaacattctgaagtacctgaaaaggcacaaagatgacttcctggtctatggtggagatgatgaattaattgttaaaggctatacggacgcaagtttccaaaccgacaaagatgatttcagatcacagtctgggtttgtcttctgcctcaacggaggagcagtaagctggaaaagtgctaagcaaagcaccattgcggattctacaactgaagcggagtacattgctgcacatgaagcagcaaaggaagctatatggctaaggaagttcataggagaacttggtgtagtcccctccattaaaggaccaatagccctgtattgtgataataacggagctattgcacaggcaaaagagcctagacaccaccagagagtcaagcatgtacttcgtagatttcaccttctacgagagttcgttgaaagaaaagaagtcgagataagcaaaattggaactgatgacaacatatcagatccattaactaaacctctgccgcaagcgaagcacaactcgcacactgcagctatgggaatcaagcatattggagaatggctttgatgtctctgtttaatgttttaaagttttagagtttaaatctttgtaaaacattattggttaatcattcacaataaatgaaaggaattcatttttccatttaatttgtggtttattaaatgatgagtcccttcaatttgacgatatattcaagatagactgtcaggaccagtcctgtgactaagaaatgtctatcaagtgaacttgaatgtcaaaggttgaaaatggtccctaattggagttttctataaaattggacgcatagaaaacgttagacgattagaatgcaagatgactagtagttctgtttcttgaactatgtggacatggcaatgtcataatcatttgcatagatacttactttgggaagactagtatcggacaagacctatgaaactttactgtaagagatgaaagtctgtcataagtaaatttcattaaattattagacactaaatcctcaatacctgagtgatttgagattacttgtttgagaactggttgctttgacgttgaccaaccgtcgcaccgtaaaaggaggctataaaggcaacgctcaggtaatcacctatcaaacgaagtctaatctcaagatcgcaagattgggattgtcctcccataaatcgggatgagatgcttaaaagttgtacaaggccactcggagagctagaaactgtgaaatgcatggccgtgctcggatgaatcataggctatgattatctgtttatttgatcagttgaactctgaaaccgaggaacacctctggacataataaggatgacaactcttaccttatgttcaagagcaagcatcgagcgacaaaggaattaggaaatgcacacttgtccctaaggacaagtgggagactgaaggaaataatgcccttggtccaagtatgcattctatgttaagtctaataaatgcggttcagtattaattaacaagttaataattcagtgagatcaagtgagctgaatgcctagctagaggccgcttcagttcaagtggaattaatgatattaatccacagcttactcttgactgaacccgtagggtcacacaaatagtacgtaaacggatcaagtatttaatagcattaaatactccatctatgaatattcggaaccgacggatcttggtttcagtgggagctaagatcgtcacaggcaagaaatgaatactccggaaacgatgatattgccggaaacggaaatatggatcgtatcggaaatatgaatattatccaagtcgtagatgttgccggaaacggaaacatggtacatatcggaaaatattattggaaatggaaatattaccagaatcggaaatattaccggaaacggaaatattgtcagaatcggaaatattgccggaatcggaaaataattccggaaacggaaatattaaatatttgttcgaaacggaaattaattccggaatcggaaatattaaatattgttcgtatcggaaatagattccggagatggaaatttaatcggaagcgtatcgtacgaattagcatcggacgaggcttgccggacgaaggcccagcacgaagccggggccaatcgcccagcaagcatgcgcgccacaagcccagccaaggcagcgcccaggcctaccgcaaggcaggcccagcgcgcgccaagggccacggctgcgtgggccgtgctacgcgggctgctgctcgcacgcgcatgggcagcccttgtggctgccgtgtgtgtgtgagtttgtgctcatgcgtgattcctgaatctacaagagtcagtgtatgattaaatttctattcctaattggataaattaattaaatagaattcatgtagaattctaattccaattaattcgtatcctactaggattacgattccttttccataactctataaataaaggcctaggggtcataatttatacacaagtttcaaagtattcaaaagtgagttttttgagagaaaattaaaacacacatcttgctcataaaagtgccgaaattttctagtaccttaagggcgattctagttggtcaatcttaaggcggatccggacgtactgtggactatctacggagggacgacacttggagtcctaaagacttgttcttgttcggttcgggcgcagctagggagggcacgcaacaaagagtatgcatctaaattatgctatatgattatgtgtaaataatatgttgtcctgggttaatggttgtttccgcatgatctatgtaatgtcatatgtatcataacctaacagtggtatcacgagccccttattattttcataatctaaattgcatgaacatggttaaatattacaaatttgcaagaattaaaaggggtgattaattttcgtaattgttaattaattgcaaattgcgtttatttaattatacgtacgcagtttttcggcagtttcttcgttactcatccgaattgagtgatttttgtgtcaattccgcatgtaaaaggcattctaaaattttgacaaaattagtatttttctgccgaacccagaattctcaaattcgaagcctaactatgacttttcgaaggttttagtttttcgaatgcaaaatttcgtaaatttaagatgttaaattaaatatttgcgattcctgttgataaatcttgaatttttgattgacc contains these protein-coding regions:
- the LOC110780821 gene encoding uncharacterized protein — protein: MFEQEGCNKDDWTFISDRIKGVDLAVRDTFPRATRRVCCQHLYMNCKNNGFSGSAFFKLFWIAANAHNEYVYGKALEKITAHDPNAAAYLDTCQEQWSRHMFDPAVCCDHNTTNFVESFNACTKPYRDMPVFSLLEAIRKWCMERVGARFDMAIDMEDGQLTEYAKKEVDERT